Proteins found in one Vallitalea guaymasensis genomic segment:
- a CDS encoding NADase-type glycan-binding domain-containing protein — MTNLLKKYIVPIFICLIIFGLQSFANGGPSEWNGIVEGQNIKFVDIKDIDLTSELLSIDIKEEFINVEVEYKLVNTGQEREIEYSFPIRLWTFLWQEFDEIYLKDVKMIDGDKELDYVVSKEIVKNDEDDEKEANYFYNSKLHFKKNEIKTLNISYSIKPYYILNQSEGFLLSSSSNSKFYYDFTPAIHWGDRKVDAFKLKVNYKDIIEKCEDFQINMPGFTYNEQGIYDLEILDLNFDKYNKLQIEYDMKKYNYYNHIRKNTLNSNVINSITSTSTLPDEGEYTYAVKNLFDQDLATAWVEGKEDLGIGESIEIEFKSHTNIGEIAIANGYTTNNSCYKNNGKIKKLKIDIYDTDDAGKERCISKIVELDNRNVIPEIGDFTQISNLYKYYDMFDFLSVFDEKRVYTNRIVLTILEAESGNKYKDVCISEILLLGSKSTSEKYGESYDNIDEFNSNDELNKSDNKSQFNNKQKNQSDIEVSDSNDSSDTSNRDLMNNKTLILPILISGSIIILLLVIVYILKKKRV; from the coding sequence ATGACAAACTTATTGAAGAAATATATAGTACCTATATTTATCTGTTTGATAATATTTGGATTACAATCTTTTGCAAATGGTGGTCCTTCAGAATGGAATGGAATAGTAGAGGGGCAAAATATTAAATTTGTAGATATAAAAGATATCGATTTAACATCTGAATTATTATCAATAGATATAAAAGAAGAATTTATCAATGTTGAAGTAGAGTATAAATTGGTAAATACTGGACAAGAGAGAGAAATAGAATATTCATTTCCAATAAGATTATGGACTTTTTTATGGCAAGAATTTGATGAGATATATCTTAAAGATGTTAAAATGATTGATGGTGATAAAGAGTTAGATTATGTAGTAAGTAAAGAAATAGTTAAGAATGATGAAGATGATGAAAAAGAAGCAAATTATTTTTATAACTCTAAATTACATTTTAAGAAAAATGAGATAAAGACATTAAATATATCCTATAGCATAAAGCCATACTATATTTTAAATCAATCTGAAGGGTTTTTATTGTCTTCGTCAAGTAACAGTAAATTTTATTATGATTTTACTCCTGCAATCCATTGGGGAGATAGAAAAGTTGATGCATTCAAATTAAAGGTAAATTATAAAGATATTATAGAAAAATGTGAAGACTTTCAGATTAATATGCCTGGATTTACTTATAATGAGCAGGGTATATATGACTTAGAAATACTGGATTTAAATTTTGATAAGTATAATAAGTTACAAATAGAATACGATATGAAAAAATATAATTACTATAATCATATAAGAAAAAATACTTTAAACTCAAATGTGATAAATTCTATTACTTCAACTTCTACATTACCAGATGAAGGCGAATATACATATGCAGTTAAAAATTTATTTGATCAAGATTTAGCAACAGCATGGGTTGAAGGTAAAGAAGATTTAGGAATTGGAGAGAGTATTGAGATAGAATTTAAATCCCATACCAATATAGGTGAGATTGCAATTGCTAATGGTTATACGACTAATAATAGTTGTTATAAAAATAACGGGAAAATTAAAAAACTCAAAATTGATATTTATGATACAGATGATGCTGGAAAAGAAAGATGCATTAGCAAAATTGTGGAATTAGACAATAGAAATGTAATACCTGAAATAGGAGATTTTACTCAAATTTCTAATCTATATAAATACTATGACATGTTTGACTTTTTATCTGTGTTTGATGAGAAAAGAGTATATACCAATAGAATTGTATTAACTATCTTAGAAGCAGAATCTGGAAATAAATATAAAGATGTATGCATAAGTGAAATATTATTACTAGGTAGTAAAAGTACATCCGAAAAATATGGAGAGAGTTACGATAACATAGATGAATTTAATAGTAATGATGAATTAAATAAATCAGATAATAAGTCTCAATTTAATAATAAACAAAAAAATCAAAGTGATATTGAGGTTAGTGATAGCAATGATTCAAGTGATACTAGTAATAGAGATTTAATGAACAATAAAACTCTGATTTTACCTATTTTAATAAGTGGAAGTATTATTATATTGTTATTAGTAATTGTATATATTTTAAAGAAAAAAAGAGTATAA
- a CDS encoding stalk domain-containing protein, with protein MTNIKIDIKALEEPIKKSNNLAERTDNLLNEFNSQKICIDNIICERDNIKYDLDKIGTEIKLISERFTKYGKQINGVINAYEYAERELNKMLMVLEPPSKKEKNDNDIKPADVTVGDVKIGNTMVSNGITTGNLIDIVKGLGGTVSWDETSKTATVIINGKTTSYNLNNIKDGFGYASDGSTFTVKDGHIQVGIREISEKAGANVKWSPTSLGVKVDVDYIHASVSSITKVTKDSGEAGELWVSDNIVIFEQEGSRSHVRYPVKDGYATAWIDTDKLNVGVKVTSDKQVIEPASSNNMNLDFSDLDKITLSYANGDVLPLTDKQKQAIKKIQTYQNHDYIKQHQNQTQIYLFEGTAVNKDKKEKYSEENGKTLYKDRYGAILVVVKDGQIAYITPEASTLPDYPRGPNKYNGYTDMPTLVDGVYSFRQTSHPANDAKGNNSSYPALKILSTKGEEAEVVRYSTTKGKWKSGTSGGINFHMGYRHTKEYSGQEIDGNFTPKIWVNSSGCQTVRPGGDNQNWTRYNEIAEIIGFDKDGFVKYGEAPDNVKGIFVVDRSFMDPNENNYKDVLGDYGIEYIKHGTKE; from the coding sequence ATGACTAATATAAAAATAGATATTAAAGCATTAGAGGAACCAATAAAAAAGTCTAATAATTTAGCTGAAAGGACTGATAATCTTCTGAATGAATTTAATTCGCAGAAAATTTGTATTGACAATATAATTTGTGAAAGAGATAATATTAAATATGATTTGGATAAAATTGGTACAGAAATAAAACTCATATCAGAAAGATTTACTAAGTATGGTAAACAAATTAATGGCGTAATAAATGCATATGAATATGCTGAACGAGAATTAAATAAGATGTTAATGGTACTAGAGCCTCCAAGTAAAAAAGAAAAAAATGATAATGATATTAAACCTGCTGATGTAACCGTGGGAGATGTGAAAATCGGAAATACAATGGTGTCTAATGGTATCACTACAGGAAATTTGATAGACATTGTTAAAGGACTAGGCGGTACAGTCTCATGGGATGAAACATCCAAAACTGCAACGGTAATCATAAATGGTAAAACAACAAGTTATAATTTGAATAATATCAAAGATGGTTTTGGGTATGCAAGTGATGGTTCAACGTTTACAGTGAAAGATGGACATATACAAGTTGGTATAAGGGAAATATCAGAAAAAGCAGGTGCTAATGTCAAATGGTCTCCAACTTCATTGGGGGTTAAAGTAGATGTAGACTATATTCATGCAAGTGTATCAAGCATTACAAAGGTCACTAAAGATAGTGGTGAAGCAGGAGAATTATGGGTAAGTGATAATATAGTGATTTTTGAACAAGAAGGAAGCAGGAGCCATGTGAGATATCCAGTTAAAGATGGTTATGCTACAGCTTGGATAGATACTGATAAGTTAAATGTAGGTGTAAAAGTTACTTCAGATAAACAAGTAATAGAACCAGCATCAAGTAATAACATGAACTTAGATTTTTCTGACTTAGACAAAATAACTTTATCTTATGCTAATGGAGATGTTTTACCATTGACAGACAAACAAAAACAGGCAATTAAAAAAATTCAAACCTACCAGAATCATGATTATATTAAACAGCATCAAAATCAAACACAAATTTATCTGTTTGAGGGTACGGCTGTTAATAAAGATAAAAAAGAGAAATATTCTGAGGAAAATGGAAAAACGTTATATAAAGACCGTTATGGAGCGATATTAGTTGTTGTAAAAGATGGGCAAATAGCTTACATAACCCCAGAAGCATCTACATTACCAGATTATCCTAGAGGTCCAAATAAATATAATGGATATACAGATATGCCAACTCTTGTAGATGGTGTATATAGTTTTAGACAAACATCTCATCCTGCAAATGATGCAAAAGGAAATAATTCAAGTTATCCTGCATTAAAGATACTGTCAACTAAGGGAGAAGAAGCGGAAGTTGTAAGGTATAGTACCACCAAAGGAAAATGGAAAAGTGGTACTTCAGGAGGTATTAATTTTCATATGGGATATAGACATACAAAAGAATATAGTGGGCAAGAAATTGATGGCAATTTTACTCCCAAAATATGGGTGAATTCTTCAGGATGTCAGACCGTCAGACCTGGAGGCGATAATCAAAATTGGACACGTTATAATGAAATTGCGGAAATTATAGGATTTGATAAAGATGGCTTTGTAAAATATGGAGAAGCCCCGGACAATGTTAAAGGTATATTTGTAGTTGATAGAAGCTTTATGGATCCTAATGAGAATAACTATAAAGATGTGTTGGGGGATTATGGTATAGAATATATAAAACATGGTACTAAAGAGTAA